In one Dermacentor albipictus isolate Rhodes 1998 colony chromosome 4, USDA_Dalb.pri_finalv2, whole genome shotgun sequence genomic region, the following are encoded:
- the LOC135902466 gene encoding uncharacterized protein isoform X1, which yields MLEQDDALSQQLLARRRRRRRRRNASALVIRTGAMSAWNSAAKTLVHAIAVRPSPNFYKDLQTTFQQKSTMAYVTLLRSHQPAVYALCLLLSVFALAAVVSGVVFVVLRMYNRCGARRQVDVTDEYRQRYGTLVKMQLVCIGGLGTWLLALYLCNGGIRAGLTDMDAADQSMQVDTYAFFKHMQQAFGEIFNTTYPVLNAIASDVGDSDLMASKVLARYKNKENASSSALFSPVDNAINLGPSFCVLPSSCTTDLLLTHIVNATCRARRYAFCIRKGLVPDEVSALFGPVKPSWGHVKRLCRLMRSELWRQVRLFQDWLRLLCYVDHPGWLAARKLASLMKTAAQLTEHHWRCLLNLLLSCLNNRDTTQGSKRSVTVLGNVSLPENVTRLLQKGPKYGLEPGVPAHELIATNRKLAMKTRNEEDRDRCLLEGVDCLRKCSTNVLDAQNHRNVLNGVVSLFKRNNLMLVQADKETGFVVLPKGMFNEKAQVAINKNFEPIKKSAVRVKTKFINFCRELNLDKLARDIANSRGSSLNAFFTAKTHKPDIPFRTIVSEEGSWQINVSRFLQKHLKTLALDDPFLTKKSTDVALFLESTDNIGFGFSVDVQDLFYSVPQDQLLLAVRECVEANGEVSFRNSTGLSVDNFISLLQFYLKSTFIVYDNLPFLQRNGICIGSCVAPILCDIFLAKVDRFLDRSFLGGFVLKVFRYVDDFLVLLKKQTAFTYLSTVGEVLNAFDKHALGLNFTHELPDANALQFLDLRLTFDENHVCWGYFPRAKKDLLPYDSAHSKTVKRAIASHCLESSLQKSCPHLMQTSFENQASRLVAAGFPHSVLIAVSETLLQKLKLGTRVKDDRRKTDKPLVVPYLHKTSHSLKKVANRHGVSVVFSAPNKLAQLCPRICNSKKRGCQLKHEKPFIKCSKGVVYAIPLKCGKAYIGQTGRCINERLGEHARNLSNLKDKYAHLVAHVIGCTGCEARLGETKILGKSADETARVSLETFYIHKYGSKCVSTPSVSLFAAELQFLEAAAF from the exons ACGACGCCCTCTCCCAGCAACTGCTGGCGCgtaggcggcggcggcggcggcggcgcaacGCCTCGGCGCTCGTCATCCGCACGGGCGCCATGTCCGCGTGGAACAGCGCCGCCAAGACGCTGGTGCACGCCATCGCCGTCAGACCGTCGCCGA ATTTCTACAAGGACCTGCAGACTACATTCCAACAGAAATCAACCATGGCCTATGTAACTCTG CTGCGCTCCCACCAGCCGGCGGTGTACGCGCTGTGCCTGCTGCTGAGCGTGTTCGCGCTGGCGGCCGTCGTCTCGGGCGTCGTGTTCGTCGTGCTGCGCATGTACAACCGCTGCGGCGCGCGCCGTCAGGTGGACGTCACCGACGAGTACCGACAGCGCTACGGCACGCTCGTCAAGATGCAGCTCGTCTGCATCGGAGGCCTCGG GACATGGCTGCTGGCCTTGTACTTGTGCAATGGTGGCATCCGGGCAGGCCTCACGGACATGGACGCAGCCGACCAAAGTATGCAGGTGGACACCTACGCGTTCTTCAAACATATGCAACAG GCTTTCGGCGAGATCTTCAACACTACTTACCCTGTGCTGAACGCTATCGCCAGCGACGTTGGAGATAGTG ACCTCATGGCGTCCAAGGTCCTGGCTCGGTATAAGAACAAGGAGAACGCATCTTCCAGCGCCTTGTTCTCTCCAGTGGACAATGCCATTAACT TGGGCCCTTCCTTCTGTGTTCTTCCCTCTTCTTGCACCACTGACCTTTTACTGACCCACATCGTGAACGCTACATGCCGGGCAAGACGCTACGCCTTCTGTATCCGCAAGGGCCTCGTCCCAGATGAAGTAAGTGCTCTCTTTGGCCCTGTAAAACCGTCGTGGGGACACGTTAAAAGACTGTGCAGATTAATGCGGTCAGAACTGTGGCGGCAAGTTCGTCTGTTTCAAGATTGGCTTCGATTGCTTTGCTACGTTGACCACCCCGGATGGCTTGCCGCAAGAAAGCTAGCGTCGCTGATGAAAACAGCTGCTCAACTCACGGAGCACCATTGGAGGTGCCTTCTGAACCTGTTGCTGTCTTGTCTAAACAACAGGGACACTACACAAGGGAGTAAAAGAAGTGTAACCGTCCTAGGAAATGTTTCCCTGCCTGAGAATGTAACACGTCTCCTGCAGAAGGGCCCAAAATATGGTTTGGAGCCTGGTGTCCCAGCCCATGAGCTGATTGCAACGAACAGGAAATTGGCCATGAAAACGAGAAATGAAGAGGACCGGGACCGCTGCCTTCTTGAGGGTGTAGACTGTCTGCGAAAGTGCTCAACAAACGTTCTTGACGCGCAGAATCATAGAAATGTGTTAAATGGTGTGGTTTCTTTGTTCAAAAGAAATAACCTTATGCTTGTTCAAGCAGACAAAGAGACAGGGTTTGTTGTTCTACCAAAGGGAATGTTCAATGAAAAAGCGCAAGTGGCAATCAATAAGAATTTTGAGCCCATTAAGAAGAGTGCCGTTAGGGTCAAGACCAAGTTTATTAACTTCTGCAGGGAATTAAATCTTGACAAACTTGCGAGGGATATTGCTAATAGCAGAGGTAGTAGCCTAAACGCATTTTTTACAGCCAAGACCCACAAACCAGATATTCCATTCCGGACTATCGTTAGTGAAGAAGGTTCGTGGCAAATAAACGTTAGTCGGTTTTTGCAAAAGCATCTCAAAACACTTGCTTTGGATGATCCGTTCTTAACAAAGAAATCTACGGATGTCGCGCTGTTTCTTGAGAGCACAGACAACATTGGCTTTGGTTTTTCTGTAGATGTACAGGACTTGTTTTATTCTGTGCCTCAGGATCAGCTTTTGTTGGCTGTTAGAGAATGCGTAGAAGCAAACGGCGAAGTGTCATTCCGGAACTCAACAGGCTTGTCAGTAGATAATTTTATATCTTTGTTGCAGTTTTACCTCAAATCTACTTTTATTGTTTATGACAACCTGCCTTTTTTGCAGCGCAACGGTATCTGCATTGGGTCCTGCGTGGCTCCAATTCTTTGCGATATTTTTTTAGCAAAGGTAGATAGATTTTTAGATAGGTCGTTTTTGGGGGGGTtcgttttaaaggtttttagatacgtagatgactttttagtgcttttaaaaaagcagacggccttcacctacctctctacagtaggtgaagttttaaacgcatttgacaagcatgcacttgggctaaattttacccacgaactacctgacgcaaatgccttacagtttttagacctgagACTAACCTTTGATGAAAACcacgtttgctggggctacttccctcgcgcaaaaaaggacttgctgccatatgattcagcgcattccaaaactgtaaaaagggctatagcgtcgcactgtttggaatcgtctcttcagaagtcgtgcccgcacctgatgcagacaagttttgagaatcaggccagccgacttgtgGCGGCGGGATTCCCCCATTCGGTTTTGATtgcggtgtctgagaccctccttcagaagctaaaactgggaacacgagtaaaagatgaccgtcggaagaccgacaagcctttggttgtgccgtacctgcacaagacttcgcacagtcttaagaaggtagccaacaggcatggtgtttccgttgttttttcggcacccaacaagctggcgcagttatgcccacgcatctgcaactctaaaaaaagaggttgccagctaaaacatgagaagccgttcatcaagtgttccaaaggagtggtctacgccatccccttgaagtgtggaaaggcttatatcggccaaaccggccgctgcattaatgaacgcttgggggaacatgcccgaaatttaagcaacttaaaggacaagtacgcacatttggtcgcgcatgtaattggatgcacaggttgcgaggctcgtttgggagagacgaagattctcgggaagagtgccgacgagacggcgcgcgtcagtttggaaacgttctacatacacaaatatggcagcaagtgcgtaagcaccccttctgtatcgctttttgcggcagagcttcaatttttggaagcggctgctttctga
- the LOC135902466 gene encoding uncharacterized protein isoform X2, which yields MLEQDDALSQQLLARRRRRRRRRNASALVIRTGAMSAWNSAAKTLVHAIAVRPSPNFYKDLQTTFQQKSTMAYVTLAFGEIFNTTYPVLNAIASDVGDSDLMASKVLARYKNKENASSSALFSPVDNAINLGPSFCVLPSSCTTDLLLTHIVNATCRARRYAFCIRKGLVPDEVSALFGPVKPSWGHVKRLCRLMRSELWRQVRLFQDWLRLLCYVDHPGWLAARKLASLMKTAAQLTEHHWRCLLNLLLSCLNNRDTTQGSKRSVTVLGNVSLPENVTRLLQKGPKYGLEPGVPAHELIATNRKLAMKTRNEEDRDRCLLEGVDCLRKCSTNVLDAQNHRNVLNGVVSLFKRNNLMLVQADKETGFVVLPKGMFNEKAQVAINKNFEPIKKSAVRVKTKFINFCRELNLDKLARDIANSRGSSLNAFFTAKTHKPDIPFRTIVSEEGSWQINVSRFLQKHLKTLALDDPFLTKKSTDVALFLESTDNIGFGFSVDVQDLFYSVPQDQLLLAVRECVEANGEVSFRNSTGLSVDNFISLLQFYLKSTFIVYDNLPFLQRNGICIGSCVAPILCDIFLAKVDRFLDRSFLGGFVLKVFRYVDDFLVLLKKQTAFTYLSTVGEVLNAFDKHALGLNFTHELPDANALQFLDLRLTFDENHVCWGYFPRAKKDLLPYDSAHSKTVKRAIASHCLESSLQKSCPHLMQTSFENQASRLVAAGFPHSVLIAVSETLLQKLKLGTRVKDDRRKTDKPLVVPYLHKTSHSLKKVANRHGVSVVFSAPNKLAQLCPRICNSKKRGCQLKHEKPFIKCSKGVVYAIPLKCGKAYIGQTGRCINERLGEHARNLSNLKDKYAHLVAHVIGCTGCEARLGETKILGKSADETARVSLETFYIHKYGSKCVSTPSVSLFAAELQFLEAAAF from the exons ACGACGCCCTCTCCCAGCAACTGCTGGCGCgtaggcggcggcggcggcggcggcgcaacGCCTCGGCGCTCGTCATCCGCACGGGCGCCATGTCCGCGTGGAACAGCGCCGCCAAGACGCTGGTGCACGCCATCGCCGTCAGACCGTCGCCGA ATTTCTACAAGGACCTGCAGACTACATTCCAACAGAAATCAACCATGGCCTATGTAACTCTG GCTTTCGGCGAGATCTTCAACACTACTTACCCTGTGCTGAACGCTATCGCCAGCGACGTTGGAGATAGTG ACCTCATGGCGTCCAAGGTCCTGGCTCGGTATAAGAACAAGGAGAACGCATCTTCCAGCGCCTTGTTCTCTCCAGTGGACAATGCCATTAACT TGGGCCCTTCCTTCTGTGTTCTTCCCTCTTCTTGCACCACTGACCTTTTACTGACCCACATCGTGAACGCTACATGCCGGGCAAGACGCTACGCCTTCTGTATCCGCAAGGGCCTCGTCCCAGATGAAGTAAGTGCTCTCTTTGGCCCTGTAAAACCGTCGTGGGGACACGTTAAAAGACTGTGCAGATTAATGCGGTCAGAACTGTGGCGGCAAGTTCGTCTGTTTCAAGATTGGCTTCGATTGCTTTGCTACGTTGACCACCCCGGATGGCTTGCCGCAAGAAAGCTAGCGTCGCTGATGAAAACAGCTGCTCAACTCACGGAGCACCATTGGAGGTGCCTTCTGAACCTGTTGCTGTCTTGTCTAAACAACAGGGACACTACACAAGGGAGTAAAAGAAGTGTAACCGTCCTAGGAAATGTTTCCCTGCCTGAGAATGTAACACGTCTCCTGCAGAAGGGCCCAAAATATGGTTTGGAGCCTGGTGTCCCAGCCCATGAGCTGATTGCAACGAACAGGAAATTGGCCATGAAAACGAGAAATGAAGAGGACCGGGACCGCTGCCTTCTTGAGGGTGTAGACTGTCTGCGAAAGTGCTCAACAAACGTTCTTGACGCGCAGAATCATAGAAATGTGTTAAATGGTGTGGTTTCTTTGTTCAAAAGAAATAACCTTATGCTTGTTCAAGCAGACAAAGAGACAGGGTTTGTTGTTCTACCAAAGGGAATGTTCAATGAAAAAGCGCAAGTGGCAATCAATAAGAATTTTGAGCCCATTAAGAAGAGTGCCGTTAGGGTCAAGACCAAGTTTATTAACTTCTGCAGGGAATTAAATCTTGACAAACTTGCGAGGGATATTGCTAATAGCAGAGGTAGTAGCCTAAACGCATTTTTTACAGCCAAGACCCACAAACCAGATATTCCATTCCGGACTATCGTTAGTGAAGAAGGTTCGTGGCAAATAAACGTTAGTCGGTTTTTGCAAAAGCATCTCAAAACACTTGCTTTGGATGATCCGTTCTTAACAAAGAAATCTACGGATGTCGCGCTGTTTCTTGAGAGCACAGACAACATTGGCTTTGGTTTTTCTGTAGATGTACAGGACTTGTTTTATTCTGTGCCTCAGGATCAGCTTTTGTTGGCTGTTAGAGAATGCGTAGAAGCAAACGGCGAAGTGTCATTCCGGAACTCAACAGGCTTGTCAGTAGATAATTTTATATCTTTGTTGCAGTTTTACCTCAAATCTACTTTTATTGTTTATGACAACCTGCCTTTTTTGCAGCGCAACGGTATCTGCATTGGGTCCTGCGTGGCTCCAATTCTTTGCGATATTTTTTTAGCAAAGGTAGATAGATTTTTAGATAGGTCGTTTTTGGGGGGGTtcgttttaaaggtttttagatacgtagatgactttttagtgcttttaaaaaagcagacggccttcacctacctctctacagtaggtgaagttttaaacgcatttgacaagcatgcacttgggctaaattttacccacgaactacctgacgcaaatgccttacagtttttagacctgagACTAACCTTTGATGAAAACcacgtttgctggggctacttccctcgcgcaaaaaaggacttgctgccatatgattcagcgcattccaaaactgtaaaaagggctatagcgtcgcactgtttggaatcgtctcttcagaagtcgtgcccgcacctgatgcagacaagttttgagaatcaggccagccgacttgtgGCGGCGGGATTCCCCCATTCGGTTTTGATtgcggtgtctgagaccctccttcagaagctaaaactgggaacacgagtaaaagatgaccgtcggaagaccgacaagcctttggttgtgccgtacctgcacaagacttcgcacagtcttaagaaggtagccaacaggcatggtgtttccgttgttttttcggcacccaacaagctggcgcagttatgcccacgcatctgcaactctaaaaaaagaggttgccagctaaaacatgagaagccgttcatcaagtgttccaaaggagtggtctacgccatccccttgaagtgtggaaaggcttatatcggccaaaccggccgctgcattaatgaacgcttgggggaacatgcccgaaatttaagcaacttaaaggacaagtacgcacatttggtcgcgcatgtaattggatgcacaggttgcgaggctcgtttgggagagacgaagattctcgggaagagtgccgacgagacggcgcgcgtcagtttggaaacgttctacatacacaaatatggcagcaagtgcgtaagcaccccttctgtatcgctttttgcggcagagcttcaatttttggaagcggctgctttctga